DNA from Massilia sp. KIM:
GCACCCTCACCTTCACCCCGCGCAGCGCGGCGCGGCCCAGGGCATCGCGCACCGCGCGCCCGGTCGCGTCCTCGGCGAAGATGTAGGTCTCGAACAGGATGTCGTGGCGGGCCGCGTCGATCGCCTCGATCAGCGCCGGGAAATACTCGACACCGCTTTCCAGCAGGGTCACGTCGTTGTTGTCGACGTAGGAGATGGAACCCATGTGCCCTTGGCGCTATTCCAGCTGCAGCTCCGCCACGATCGGCGCGTGGTCGGACAGCTTGGCCCACAGCGGACCGTGCAAGACCTGGGCGTTGTCGACCTTGAAGCCGCGCACGTAGATGCGGTCCAGGCGGAACCAGGGCAAGGCGGCCGGGAAGGTGCGCGCCGGCGCCAGGCGCGGCGAGCGTCCGGCCCAGCTGCGCACCATGTCGCCCAGCGGCGAGCGCGGCCCCAGCTCGTCGAACACCTCGGCCACGCCCAGGCCGTTGCGCAGGCGGTCGCTAAGGGTGTTACGCCAGTCGTTGAAGTCGCCGGCGATGATGACCGGCTCACCGTCCGAGGACTCGTTGACGGCCTCGATCAGCTGGGCGGTCTGGCGCCCGCGGCTGCCCTCGAACAGGCCAAGGTGCACCACGTAGCAGTGCACCCGGGCGGCCGGGGTCTCGAGCACGCAGTGAAGAATGCCGCGCTGCTCGTAGGCGTGATCGGAGACGTCGTGGTTGTGCGAATTCTCGATCGGGAAGGCGGAGAGCAGCGCATTGCCGTGGTGACCGTGGTCGTACACGGCGTTCATGCCATACGCGGTATGGTGCGAGTCGCCTGCGAAGTAATCGTACTGCGCGGTCTCGGGCCAGTGGCGGTGGCCACGGTCCTCTTTGCCGAAGCGTGCCTGGTAGCGGTCGTGCCGGCCCTGCACCTCCTGCAGAAAGACGATATCGGCGTTGAATTCCGCGATTGCCTTCTTGAGAGCGATCACGCGGGGCGTTGCACGCAGCGACGACACGCCCTTGTGGATGTTATAGGTAGCCACACGAATTTTCATGGGAACATTCTAACCGGATCGGAAGCGGGTTTTCCGGTCGGGCCCCAATCGTGCAGCGCATGCCGGCGCGCATCCTTCGCGCCGGCGCGGGGATCAGCCGAAGGCCAGCGCCTGCTCGACGATGGCTTCGTGGCCGCTGACGATCATGCGGCGCTTCGGTTTCTTGCTGACTGCGGCGAGCTCGTCGTCGGACAGCATCGGGCCCATCAGGCGCAAGCCGGACAGCAGGTCGATGCAGATGCAACCGTCGAGGTCACTGATTTCCTTCACTTTGCCCTCGTGTTCGAGCTTGTAGTTGTCCATTTTCCCTCCTAGATCCTTGGATGAATGATTGTAACGAATTGTCACGGGCCAGCGAGACGTTGACGATATTCCACCGGTTTCCAAGTGTCAACCGCAGAATGTATCGTGCTTTCCGGAAACAAGCAAATTTCCTTCGGTTATCAAAACGACACGTTGGCGTGTCAGAGATGGTCGCTAAGAGTGAAAAACCTGTGTCGAAACCGCGCAAACTCGCGCCATATGCGCGTCATCGCACGGAAGAAAAAAATTAAAAGCACTGGCGTGCTTTTGTCACGCTCATCCATAACCTTTTTGCCGAGAGGAACTGGCAGTTACTGAGCAAAAACGAAATGCTCGGCTAGCGGCAAAAAATGGGTGACTAGAAGTTATTGTTCCATGTACTTCGGCAATTCCAGGATTGCCTCGGCATTGGATGAGGAGAAGCAGCGGTCGGCCGCCTGCAGATAGGGCAGCCAGGCGTAACGGAGGTGTTCGCGCGGGCTGAGGGTGATGGCCACGTCGCGCGGCACGCGGACCGAGAACACGTGCTCGGTGTTGTGGGTGACGCCGGGAGCGTAGCGGTGGCGCCAGACCGGATAGATCTCGTAGACGTTGGACAGCTTCCAGTCGACCAGGCGGATGATCTCGCCGTCGGCGCGGATGCCGGTCTCCTCGAACAGTTCCCGGGTGGCGGTCTGCAGCAGGGGTTCGTCAGGGGCGTCGAGCGAGCCGGTGACGGATTGCCAGAAGCCCGGGCGGTCGGCGCGCTCCAGCAGCAACACCTCCATGTCGGAGGTGTGGATCACGACCAGGACCGATTCCGGGATCTTGGGGGGCTTCATCGGGGGCAAGTGCAGGCGCCGCCGGCCGCGCTCGGCCGGCGGCGGCGCTGCGTCTTACGCGACCTTGGGCTCGTTGCGCAGGCGGATGTGCAGCTCGCGCAGCTGCTTCTCGTCGACTTCCGACGGCGCGTTGGTCAGCAGGTCCTGGGCGCGCTGGGTCTTCGGGAAGGCGATCACGTCGCGGATCGATTCCGAACCGGTCATCAGGGTGATCAGGCGGTCCAGGCCGAAGGCCAGGCCACCGTGCGGCGGCGCGCCGTACTGCAGGGCGTCGAGCAGGAAGCCGAACTTGAGCTGGGCTTCTTCCGCATCGATCTTGAGGGCGCGGAACACCTTGCTCTGCACGTCTTCGCGGTGGATACGGATCGAACCGCCGCCCAGTTCCCAGCCGTTCAGGACCATGTCGTAGGCCTTGGCGACGCAGGCGCCCGGGTTGGTCTCGAGCATGTCCTCGTGGCCGTCCTTCGGCGCGGTGAACGGGTGGTGGGTGGCGTTCCAGCGGTCGCCTTCCTCGTCGTACTCGAACATCGGGAAGTCGATCACCCACAGCGGGGCCCAGACGTCGTCGAAGAGGCCGGCCTTCTTGCCGAATTCCGAGTGGCCGATCTTGACGCGCAGCGCGCCCATCGAGTCGTTGACGACCTTGGCCTTGTCGGCGCCGAAGAAGATCAGGTCGCCGTCCTGCGCGCCGGTCAGCTCCAGGATCTGGGCCAGCACGTCGTCGGAGATGTTCTTGACGATCGGCGACTGCAGGCCGTCACGGCCCTTGGCCTTCTCGTTGACCTTGATGTAGGCCAGGCCCTTGGCGCCGTAGATGGCGACGAACTGGGTGTAGGCGTCGATTTCCGAACGCGGCATCGAACCGCCCTGCGGCACGCGCAGGCCGACCACGCGGCCGCCGGCCATGTTGGCGGCGCTGTTAAAGACCTTGAACTCGACCGACTTCATCAGCTCGGTCAGTTCGGTGAACTGCAGCTTGACGCGCATGTCCGGCTTGTCCGAACCGTAGGAGCCCATGGCGGTGGCGAAGTCCATCACCGGGAAGGGGTTGGGCAGGTCGATGCCGGCCGCGTTCTTGAACACGGTGCGCATCATGTCTTCGAACAGGTCACGGATTTCCTGTTCGGTCAGGAACGAGGTTTCGCAGTCGATCTGGGTGAATTCCGGCTGGCGGTCGGCGCGCAGGTCTTCGTCGCGGAAGCACTTGGTGATCTGGTAGTAGCGGTCGAAGTTGGCGACCATCAGCAGCTGCTTGAACAGCTGGGGCGATTGCGGCAGCGCGAAGAAGTTGCCCGGGTTGACGCGCGAAGGCACCAGGTAGTCGCGCGCGCCTTCCGGGGTCGACTTGGTCAGCATCGGGGTTTCGATGTCGATGAAGCCGAGGTTGTCCAGGTACTTGCGCACTTCCATCGAGACCTTGTAGCGCAGGCGCAGGTTGTGCTGCATCTGCTGGCGGCGCAGGTCGAGCACGCGGTGGGTCAGGCGGGTGGTTTCCGACAGGTTGTCGTCGTCCAGCTGGAAAGGCACCGGCACCGATGCGTTCAGCACTTCGAGCTGGGTGGTGTTGATCTCGATCTTGCCCGACTTCAGGTTGGCGTTGGCGGTGCCTTCCAGGCGGTTCACCACGGTGCCGGTGATGCGCAGGCAGTACTCGTTGCGCACGTGCTCGGCCGCCTTGAACACCTCGGCGTTATCCGGGTGGCAGACCACCTGGACCAGGCCCTCGCGGTCGCGCAGGTCGATGAAGATCACCCCGCCGTGGTCGCGGCGGCGGTGCACCCAGCCGCACAGGCTGACGGTTTGGCCCAGCAGTTCCTCGGTGACGAGGCCGCAGTAATGAGTACGCATGGAGGACATAGTTTTCGTTCCAGGTTGGTTGATTCGTTGCGCCGCCGTCGCCGGCGGCCCTTATGTTATTTGGTCGTGGCTTCGTCGGGCGCGACGACACCCATCGAGACAATGTATTTCAATGCTGCGTCGACCGTCATGTCCAGCTCCACGACCTTGCTGCGTTCCATCATCAGGAAGAAGCCCGAGGTCGGGTTGGGGGTGGTCGGCACGTAGACGCTGACGTAGTCGCCGACCAG
Protein-coding regions in this window:
- the aspS gene encoding aspartate--tRNA ligase; amino-acid sequence: MRTHYCGLVTEELLGQTVSLCGWVHRRRDHGGVIFIDLRDREGLVQVVCHPDNAEVFKAAEHVRNEYCLRITGTVVNRLEGTANANLKSGKIEINTTQLEVLNASVPVPFQLDDDNLSETTRLTHRVLDLRRQQMQHNLRLRYKVSMEVRKYLDNLGFIDIETPMLTKSTPEGARDYLVPSRVNPGNFFALPQSPQLFKQLLMVANFDRYYQITKCFRDEDLRADRQPEFTQIDCETSFLTEQEIRDLFEDMMRTVFKNAAGIDLPNPFPVMDFATAMGSYGSDKPDMRVKLQFTELTELMKSVEFKVFNSAANMAGGRVVGLRVPQGGSMPRSEIDAYTQFVAIYGAKGLAYIKVNEKAKGRDGLQSPIVKNISDDVLAQILELTGAQDGDLIFFGADKAKVVNDSMGALRVKIGHSEFGKKAGLFDDVWAPLWVIDFPMFEYDEEGDRWNATHHPFTAPKDGHEDMLETNPGACVAKAYDMVLNGWELGGGSIRIHREDVQSKVFRALKIDAEEAQLKFGFLLDALQYGAPPHGGLAFGLDRLITLMTGSESIRDVIAFPKTQRAQDLLTNAPSEVDEKQLRELHIRLRNEPKVA
- the nudB gene encoding dihydroneopterin triphosphate diphosphatase, with the protein product MKPPKIPESVLVVIHTSDMEVLLLERADRPGFWQSVTGSLDAPDEPLLQTATRELFEETGIRADGEIIRLVDWKLSNVYEIYPVWRHRYAPGVTHNTEHVFSVRVPRDVAITLSPREHLRYAWLPYLQAADRCFSSSNAEAILELPKYMEQ
- a CDS encoding endonuclease/exonuclease/phosphatase family protein, coding for MKIRVATYNIHKGVSSLRATPRVIALKKAIAEFNADIVFLQEVQGRHDRYQARFGKEDRGHRHWPETAQYDYFAGDSHHTAYGMNAVYDHGHHGNALLSAFPIENSHNHDVSDHAYEQRGILHCVLETPAARVHCYVVHLGLFEGSRGRQTAQLIEAVNESSDGEPVIIAGDFNDWRNTLSDRLRNGLGVAEVFDELGPRSPLGDMVRSWAGRSPRLAPARTFPAALPWFRLDRIYVRGFKVDNAQVLHGPLWAKLSDHAPIVAELQLE